In the Octopus sinensis linkage group LG17, ASM634580v1, whole genome shotgun sequence genome, one interval contains:
- the LOC115220889 gene encoding serine-rich adhesin for platelets-like: MKGLESPVKKRARLSLKRREPASEKISPPLLTNLSGGKCKASVDSTNCPAASATQSDGIDNVVTTSTAHAVASMVTSLPRNSSMTNASEAENSWEPSRSKVNSTADVGNDVISINSDDVYESMPIVAALENLDNTCFLNSVLQILRYTPCFVDGLNELCYKVAKHTRSFADSSVESESSRVWELALSISEVFKQMSALERKMQGLSSVTSANIALKPDRVQNVVRKLNSMFEGSSQHDAQEFLQFILYHLQEAEKLLKKASASEANSSSSSGSGNTSSSNSRSNSSSNFNGTASPVSLSSSSENISSTSGTLSTDNSAFVSNKTMVNNSEPSCDGLHLLPPTEIALSPNCSISPDVIVRSYSLDDLSSTLHTSSSSSQKTSESALTDQCPAAHQSDKTSDFKTNLLKHQCVSSLDDANSVSEFGTSTLTKLQSGLDSSSHNSHTNGISSVGGTRVFSAEDTKLSSTEDSKSASVEDVKSSSVVDKKSTSVKDKKCVSEEGSKSASVEGVKHVSVVDSKCASLKDTNCISMEYTNCTSEDDTKCIIVEDKKSTFKKDRDCILSRGIKFVQVDDTQDIYMEDISDKKLVPVENPKSNSLDNMKDSSALKEVTKPTCETDARQVRGEDMLLKNSSSSSSFILTPPLTPLSAKCFTIEAAVTNGKIGVNGPLSVGQYSSKATHPTPLLSQSQASPSSSAPVPHCHSASAPLPPSTLSPCLSPPPPLLENSCHSPGNCPTIQTTASVTATDNTINSATATTTTTSTTITTTSTNTNATDTNTASTTTTTTTTTANANNNNNNSHTYSKNNNKKTKSKNTVSLHNGMSKNQVRQIWNSFVKLEKCDLVCNSALSSVNVYYAIECLNTGNSLKKKKDFVKQLFLGTILSRTRCLECEKSSEKPEEFLEVSVPLKKTSNPLRNSDGESSDPENEDSSDQNTLISFISSFSEVEKLQGDNKYYCDSCYNYVEADRSLHYDTLPDILTVHLKRFSASSEIGLMCKINDHVDIPLSLPCLLYKCPKDCYRQDHRYSLFGMITHAGYTISSGHYVAYVKTFAGSLTWHFPPNGGQRESMPVNSAASCRSSYSDSHSDGDIFWLECDDSSVRVFTEEDFLERLSSEGLLTGTPYLLFYHRSPMKRS; this comes from the exons TGAGCGGTGGCAAATGCAAAGCTTCTGTTGATTCCACCAATTGTCCTGCCGCCTCAGCTACGCAGTCTGACGGCATCGACAATGTTGTTACTACAAGCACTGCCCATGCCGTGGCTTCAATGGTCACGTCACTGCCTCGGAACTCATCGATGACCAACGCATCCGAAGCAGAGAATTCTTG GGAACCAAGTAGGAGTAAAGTGAATTCTACTGCAGATGTTGGTAACGATGTCATCAGCATCAACTCTGATGATGTCTATGAGTCAATGCCCATAGTGGCAGCACTGGAGAATTTAG ataataCATGCTTCCTGAACAGCGTGCTGCAGATTTTGAGATACACACCTTGCTTTGTTGATGGACTCAATGAGTTGTGCTACAAAGTAGCGAAACACACCAGATCTTTTGCTGATTCATCT gtTGAGAGTGAATCCTCACGTGTTTGGGAACTGGCTTTATCTATTTCTGAG GTTTTCAAACAGATGAGTGCACTAGAACGAAAGATGCAAGGTTTGTCAAGTGTAACATCTGCAAACATAGCCCTTAAACCTGACAGGGTACAGAATGTTGTTCG TAAACTAAATTCAATGTTTGAAGGAAGTTCACAGCATGATGCTCAGGAATTTCTGCAGTTTATACTGTACCATTTACAGGAAGCCGAGAAGTTACTTAAGAAGGCGTCAGCCAGTGaagccaacagcagcagcagcagcggcagtggcAACACCAGCAGTAGTAACAgtagaagcaacagcagcagcaatttcAATGGTACTGCTTCAcctgtttctctctcctcttcaagTGAGAACATCTCCTCTACATCTGGGACACTAAGCACTGACAACAGTGCGTTTGTAAGCAACAAGACTATGGTCAACAACAGCGAGCCATCCTGTGATGGCTTGCACTTATTACCTCCCACTGAAATAGCTTTATCTCCAAATTGCTCCATCAGCCCCGATGTCATTGTACGCAGTTATTCATTAGACGACTTGAGTTCTACTTTACacacatcttcatcttcatcacagAAGACGTCTGAGTCTGCCCTCACTGACCAATGCCCTGCCGCTCATCAGTCGGACAAAACGTCTGACTTTAAAACTAATTTATTAAAACACCAATGCGTATCTTCTCTTGACGATGCTAACTCTGTTTCAGAGTTTGGGACATCTACATTAACTAAACTGCAGTCTGGTCTTGATTCCAGTAGCCACAACAGTCACACTAATGGTATTTCTTCTGTGGGAGGTACCAGGGTATTCTCTGCGGAAGACACAAAGCTTTCTTCAACAGAGGATTCAAAGTCTGCTTCTGTGGAGGATGTGAAGTCTTCCTCTGTGGTGGATAAAAAATCTACCTCTGTTAAGGACAAGAAGTGTGTCTCTGAAGAGGGTTCTAAATCAGCTTCTGTGGAAGGTGTAAAACATGTTTCTGTCGTGGATAGTAAATGTGCTTCCTTGAAGGACACAAACTGCATCTCCATGGAATACACTAACTGTACCTCAGAGGACGACACAAAATGTATCATTGTGGAGGATAAAAAGTCTACCTTCAAGAAAGACAGAGATTGCATCCTTAGCAGGGGCATAAAATTCGTCCAGGTGGACGACACTCAGGATATCTACATGGAAGACATTTCAGATAAAAAGTTAGTGCCTGTTGAAAATCCGAAGAGCAACTCTTTAGATAACATGAAGGACAGTTCTGCTCTGAAGGAGGTTACGAAGCCGACTTGTGAGACAGATGCAAGGCAAGTCAGGGGGGAGGACATGCTGTTAAAAAatagctcctcctcctcctccttcatcctTACTCCTCCTCTTACACCTCTCTCTGCGAAATGCTTTACCATTGAAGCTGCTGTAACAAATGGGAAAATTGGTGTAAATGGGCCCCTTTCTGTCGGTCAGTATTCTTCGAAAGCCACCCACCCAACCCCTCTCCTGTCACAGTCACAGGCATCTCCCTCATCTTCAGCACCGGTGCCTCACTGCCATTCTGCCTCTGCCCCACTACCTCCCTCCACACTTTCCCCTTGTCTTTCTCCCCCGCCTCCTCTGTTGGAAAACTCCTGCCATTCACCTGGAAACTGTCCCACGATTCAGACTACCGCTTCCGTTACTGCCACCGACAACACCATAAACAgtgccaccgccactaccaccaccacctccaccaccatcactaccacttctACTAACACAAACGCTACTGACACAAACActgctagcaccaccaccaccaccaccaccaccactgcaaatgctaacaacaacaacaacaacagccatacatacagcaaaaacaacaacaagaaaactaAATCAAAAAACACAGTGTCGTTACACAATGGTATGAGTAAGAACCAAGTACGTCAAATCTGGAATTCTTTTGTGAAGCTGGAAAAATGTGACTTGGTGTGCAACAGTGCCCTCAGTTCTGTAAATGTCTATTACGCCATCGAGTGCCTTAATACAGGGAACTctttgaaaaaaaagaaggattttGTCAAACAGCTGTTTCTCGGGACCATCTTGTCAAGGACTCGCTGTCTGGAGTGTGAAAAGTCAAGTGAAAAGCCCGAGGAATTCCTTGAGGTCAGTGTTCCGTTGAAGAAAACCTCAAATCCCTTAAGGAACAGTGATGGAGAAAGCAGTGATCCCGAAAATGAAG ACAGCTCTGATCAGAACACATTGATCAGCTTCATCTCGTCTTTCTCTGAAGTGGAGAAACTGCAGGGTGACAATAAATACTACTGCGACAGTTGCTACAACTACGTGGAGGCTGATCGATCTCTTCATTACGATACCTTGCCAGACATTCTTACTGTACACCTGAAACGATTCTCAGCATCTTCAGA aatTGGACTAATGTGTAAAATCAATGATCATGTGGATATTCCCCTTTCCTTGCCATGCCTTCTTTATAAATGCCCCAAAGACTGCTATCGTCAGGATCATCG GTACAGtttgtttggaatgatcactcaTGCTGGTTACACCATATCCTCGGGACACTATGTTGCCTATGTGAAAACCTTCGCCGGCTCACTAACCTGGCACTTCCCACCGAACGGTGGACAGCGAGAATCGATGCCAGTGAACAGTGCTGCAAGCTGCCGGTCGTCATACTCAGACTCGCACTCGGATGGCGACATCTTCTGGCTGGAATGTGATGACAGCTCGGTGCGTGTGTTCACCGAGGAAGACTTCCTGGAGCGGCTCTCCTCCGAGGGCCTGCTGACGGGGACACCCTATTTATTGTTCTACCACAGATCTCCAATGAAGCGTTCGTAG